In the genome of Ensifer sp. WSM1721, the window ACGGGTTCGCATGGCACCCCGGTACGCATGACCGATTGGCGGGAGGCGCTGAACTGGTTTCTCGATCGATGAGTGCGTGAACGTGATGAGCATGGATGAGTTCGGAAATGAGTCTCGGGGTCGGCCCAAGCAGATCATCTCGCCGGATGATTACGAGGACCGCATCGGCTCGATCGAGCCGATGTCCTTTCTCCCGATTGGTAGTGGCCTTAGCTACGGGGACGGTCGCCGAAACGATTCCGGGACGCTCATCGAATGCGGGAGACACAATCGCATCCTGGCCTTCGACCCGGGAACCGGCATCCTCGCCTGCGAAGCTGGCGTCACGCTCGGCGACATTCTTGCTCGGGCCGTCCCACATCGATTCTTTCTGCCGGTCACGCCTGCAACGGCCTTCGTGACGGTGGGCGGTGCCGTCGCCAACGATGTTCACGGCGGCAATCACCATGGCCGGGGCTCCTTCGGCAACCACGTCCGCCGCCTGACCTTGCTGCGCTCGACGGGCGAGCGACTGGTCTGCTCTTCTGAGGAGAATGCCGAGCTTTTTGCGGCCACCATAGGCGGCATGGGCCTGACCGGGCTCATCCTGGACGTCGAACTTCGGCTGATGAAGGTACCGTCGCCGCACGTCCAGCAGCATACGATCCGCTTCGAGAATCTCGATCAGTATTTCGCGCTCGTCGACCGCGCCGGTGAAGAGCATGAATATGTCGTCGCCTGGGTGGATCAGCTTGCGACCGGGCGGCGGACGGGGAGGGGCGTGCTCTGGGCGGCCGACCATGCGGATGGGGCCTGCGAGTTTCCGGACGTTCCGAAACGGCTCAAGCTTTCCGTGCCCTTCTCCCCGCCCGCCAGTCTCCTCAATAGCGTGACGTTGAGGGCGTTGAACGAATACCGCTTTCGCAAGCAGAGCCGGGGCGAAACCGTTTCGACCGTAAAGTGGACGACCTACTTCCATCCGGTCGACGGCATCCGCGGATGGAACCGGCTCTACGGCCGGCGGGGTCCCTGTCAGCATCAGAGCGTCTATCCGGCCGCGAACGCACCGGAGACGACGGCTCGTCTGCTGGAGACCGCGCGTCGCATGGGCCATGCTTCCGTTCTGACGAGGTTGCAGCGTTTT includes:
- a CDS encoding FAD-binding oxidoreductase, which gives rise to MSMDEFGNESRGRPKQIISPDDYEDRIGSIEPMSFLPIGSGLSYGDGRRNDSGTLIECGRHNRILAFDPGTGILACEAGVTLGDILARAVPHRFFLPVTPATAFVTVGGAVANDVHGGNHHGRGSFGNHVRRLTLLRSTGERLVCSSEENAELFAATIGGMGLTGLILDVELRLMKVPSPHVQQHTIRFENLDQYFALVDRAGEEHEYVVAWVDQLATGRRTGRGVLWAADHADGACEFPDVPKRLKLSVPFSPPASLLNSVTLRALNEYRFRKQSRGETVSTVKWTTYFHPVDGIRGWNRLYGRRGPCQHQSVYPAANAPETTARLLETARRMGHASVLTRLQRFGDVAASGLLSFPRPGFSLTLDFADQGETTIKLLDALDSIVVAAGGAINPCGDFRMSPEAFNASFPSWRRLEALRDPAMISDFWRRTALASRAG